The genomic segment CTGCATTTCCTCTGCCGGGGCAGTTGGCAGCGGGGCGAGCTTGCTGGTCGTCTGTTTGGGGCCGGATTTAACCGGGCCGACCTTCACCGCACTGGGGCGGCGGCAGATCGCCGGGCCGAGGCCGAGGAAGCGCCCACGCTCAAGGTCGCGGATACGTTCGGCCTGCCGGCGCTCCATGCCCAGCAAGTCCGCCGCGCGCAGCATGTCGATATCGAGGAAGGTGCGCCCCATCAGGAAGTTGGAGGCTTCGGCAGCGACATTCTTGGCCAGTTTGGCAAGGCGCTGCGTGGCCACGATCCCGGCCAGCCCGCGCTTGCGGCCGCGGCACATCAGGTTGGTCATGGCATTCAGGGTGATGCGGCGCGTATCCTCGCTGATCTCGCCCGCCACGGCGGGGGCGAACATCTGCGCTTCGTCCACTACCACCAAAGCAGGGAACCAGTGTTCGCGAGGGGCGTCGAACAGGGCAGTGATGAAATGGGCGGAGCAGCGGATCTGCTGTTCCACGTCCAGCCCTTCCAGCGCCAGCACCACCGAAGCACGGTGTTGCCGCACGCGGGCGGCCAGTGCCTCGATTTCGGCAATGGAATGGGCCGCGCCGTCGATCACCACATGGCCGAAATGGTCGGCCAGCGAGACGAAATCCCCCTCAGGGTCCACCACCACCTGCTGCACCATGCCGGCGCTCTCTTCCAGCAGGCGTCGCAACAGGTGCGACTTGCCGGACCCGCTGTTGCCCTGAACGAGCAGGCGGGTGGCCAGCAATTCTTCAAGGTCGATCCGGACCGGCTGGCCCGTTTCGTCCTCACCTATGACGATGTTCGAATCCACGCGCCTGAGCTAGCGGCAGGCGCCCGCTGGCCCAAGGGGGTGAGGGAGGTTTTCCAGATGTGCGTGCGGAGTCGGGCATTTGAACTGCATCTGCCCCCTCCTTGCGCAACGGACTAGTCGGCGAACGACGACGCCTGTTGCTGTTCCCTTGTGGCGCGGGGGCTCAGCCCAAAGCGGTTATCTTCTGCTTTCCCAGGGACAAGAGCGATCGTGAGTATTGCGATAGTAAGGGGCAGGCATGCCAATGTCGCAGGCGTGTACCACCAGGGGTCGCCCCCGCTGAGTACCATTGGGTTCAGTTGCGTCACCGACCAAGCTTTGTAGATATCCAGAGCGACGACGGGCAGGCCGAATATCGTCCACCAGCCAGACAGATTGTGATCGTGCAGGCGTTTGGTGATGAGAAACAGGGATGCGAGTCCGCTCAACCCGTCCGCAGCAAGTCTGATCTTGATTCCAGTGTTCCAGTCAAAACCCTTTGAAAGCAGAAACGCTGCAGTGTTGAACGTGCAGGTCAGAAGAAGCATGGCCAACAACCATTCGCCGACCGTCAGACGGCCGGAAAGAGAGAATATTCTTTCTAACAGGTGCTTCATCTTCCGCGCGCGGCTTCGTCCCAGTTGAAACTGTCCAGCAATTCTAGTGTCGCGAAAGGCGGTGTGGCGATCGGGAGAAGTCCTTACCCCCGCCCGCCTGCACGATAGTTCCTCGGGCTCATCTCGAAGCGGCGGCGGAAGGCGCGGCAGAAGCTGGAGAGGTCGTTGAAGCCGACGTCGTAGGCTACGTCGGTCACCGTCACATCGCCGCCTTCGCGTTCCAGGCGGCGGGCGGCGAGTTCTAAGCGGCGGTTCTGGATGAAGGCGCGCGGAGTAGTGCCCATTTCGGCGAACAGCATCTGCACATAGCGCGCGGAAACTCCCATGCGGCGGGCGAGGCGGTGGACGTCCAGGTCGGGATCGGTCAGGTCCACTTCCACAGCTTCGAACAGGGCGCGGCGGCGCTCGTCACGGCGGTTGGGTTCCACGGCCGGGCGGGCAGAGGCATAGGCCATGTCCAGCAGCGGCCAGATCGCATCGCCCAGCGCGTCCACCCATTCGCCGCTGCCGTCATGCTCCAGCTCTTCCCAGGCATTACGCATGAAGCGGGAGAACAGCGCACCCGCGCCGCGCGTGCCGCTTACTGGAATGCCTGCCTGACTGCGCAGATGGGGCATGCGTTCTTCCACTGTCGCCAGCGGCAAGCGCACTACGATGGCTTGGGTATATTCCTCGAAATTGAGCCAGAGCGGCTTGGAAGGGTCGTAAAGAACGAAGTCCCCTTCCTCCAGCACGGCAGTGCGGCCGCCCGTATGGTTGGTGCTGCGGCCACGGTGTTGCACCTGGATGTTCAGCACCCCGGCGCTTTCATGGTCGGGCGCGCTGTAGATGCGCGCGGGGCTGGAACAGGGTGACAGCAATTCGCACTCGCGCAGCTTGCGGCGATAGAGCCGGGCCTCGAAAGGCGCTTCGCCCAGAGGCTCGACCCGGATCGGGGCGACCATGCGGGCTATGTCGTTCCAGAAGGGCAGGCGGTCGCACGGGTCGACCTCTGCCGTGCTCAGTTGCTCGAGCAGCGACATGGCATCCAAACTCCCAATGCCGCGAGATTCGCGGCGGGCCTCGTATCGGGCCGTTGAGGGGGAGGTTATGGAGCCTTTGGGCGCTTGGCAAGCGGCGTGCGAATCGGGGCCTCAGGCACCTCGTTCCGGGTCCAGACCGGCATCACTTTCCACCACCTTGGCCATGGCAGTAAAATCCGCGTCCGGGCCATAGTCGGCCAGCACGCGTTCCAGATAGCTGCGCACCACCTGCCCCAGTTGCAGCGGAACGCCCATGGCCTCCGCCTCGTCCAGTAGCAGGTTGGTGTCCTTGAGGCTCAGCGCGGCGGCGAAGCCGAAATCGAAAGTGCGCGGCAGGACGGAGCGGGGCCATTTGTCGCGCGTGGCGGAATTGATGCCGGTGCCGCTGTTCAGCACCTCGATCATGCGGGCCGGGTCCAGCCCGGCCTTGATACCCATGGCCATGCCTTCGGAAGTGACGCCGATGGCCACTGCGCCCAGCAGATTATTGACCAGCTTCATCACCTGCCCGGCGCCGGGCGTCTCGCCCATGTAGAAGGGCTTGCCCATGCGTTGCAGCAGTGGAAGAACCTGATCGTATTCCGCCTGCGGCCCGCCTGCCATGATGGCCAAAGTGCCGTCTTTCGCGCCCTTGATCCCGCCGGAAACCGGCGCGTCGATGCTGGCGATGCCCCTGGCGGAAAGCGCGGCGTGCAGATCCTGCGCCAGACGCGGGCCCGAAGTGGAAAGGTCGCAGACTATCTTCACGCGGCTGCCTTCAGCCACGCCGCCGGGGCCGAGGATCGCTTCGCGCACGATGGGCGGGGTGGGCAGGCTGGCGAACACGATGTCGCATTCATCGCCCAGTGCCTTGGCCGAACCGGCCGCCTGCGCGCCCTGCGCCACCATTGCGGCGACGGCATCGGGCGAAACGTCATGTACGAGCAACTGGTCGACATGGCCGATAAGATTGGCCGCCATATTGGCGCCCATGCGGCCAAGGCCGATGAAACCGACAATGCTCATAGATACTCCGAAACGGGTTTGTGCGGGGGCAGATCCACGCGGGCGATGCCGTTTTCCGAAGGGAAACAGGCCAGCACCAGCGGATCGTGGCCGGGGATAAGATGATCGAGCGACCCGCCCGCAAGCTCCAGCGCGCGAGCCTGCGCGGCGCGATATTGCGGCTCGTCGATGAAGATCGGGAAGGGCAGCTTGCGCGCGATATTGGCGTAAAGATGCGCCGCATCGCTGGCTAGCACCACTGTGCCGCGCGCAGTTTCGCAGCAAACCACCATCAGCCCGGCCGTGTGGCCGGGGCACAGGCGCAGCGAAATGCCGGGGGCGAATTCGCTGTCTCCGGCATGGAACACCACCCTGTCGGCATAGAGCTTGCGCACCAGCTGGGCGACCGGCTCCCCATCGAAAGGCGCGCGAATATCGTGATTGCACATGGCGCGGCTGGTGGCGAAGGCCAGTTCGGCATCCTGCACGTGGAAATGGGCATTGGGAAAGGCGCCCAGAGACCCGGCATGATCGTAATGCAGGTGAGTGAGGATCACATGCTCCACCAGCAGATGGTCGATCCCCGCATCGCGTAGCCCTTCAGCCACCGGGCGGATCAATGTGCGCCCCCGCGCCATCGCCGCCGCCTCACCAAAGCCGGTATCGACGATTACCGGCGGATGGCCCTCGCGGTGGATTGCCCAGACATAATAGTCGAGCGGCATGGGCAGATCGTGATCGTCCACCGGCTGCGTGAAGTTGGCTGCCGCCACACGCTCGTGCCGCGCATAAAGGATCGCGTCGATGCGGGTGACGGGGGCGCTCATGGGGCGATCATACCCTGTTCGTCACTCTTCGTCATTGCGAGGGGCGAAGCCCGGAAGCAATCCAGTGCCCAATGCGGGACGCCCTGGATTGCCGCGTCGCCTTCGGCTCCTCGCAATGACGAATGATGCTTCACGCAAACTTCAGCCGCACGGGCTGGCGGATCGGGCCATGGCCGACGGTCGTCATCCAGGGTTCGTAAGGTCCGGCCAGTTCGAAGCCTTCCACCTCGCTGATTATAGTGCCGAGAAGCGCCTGTGCTTCCATCTGTGCCAGCACGCGGCCCACGCAGCCATGAACGCCGTAACCCCAGCCGAGCGAATGTTTGTTGTCCCGCTCGATCCGATATTCTTCCGGGGCATCCCAGAAGCGCGGATCGCGATTGGCGGCGGCGAACATCAGCCCGCAGCGCGTACCGGCGGGAATGAGGATGTCATCCACTTCCACATCCTTCACTGCGATGCGCCCGGCCATGCGGCTGGGGCTGTCCCAGCGCAGGCTTTCATCGAAGGCATTGCGCAGTAATCTGGGATCGGCGCGCAGCTTCGCATATTCACCGGGGAACATCGCCCATGCGCGGATGGCATTGGCCATGGTGAGATAGGTGGTATCCGCCCCCGCGCTCAACACGGTCTGCAACAGCAGCTTGGCTTCGCCCAAAGTGACCTGGCCTCTGTCGGCGGCGCGGAAGAATTCCGCCCCGATTCCTTCCGGGTCGATCGCATCGCGCTCGCAGGTGGTTTCCAACCATTCGATCACGCCGGAAAAATCCTGATCCATCGCCTCGTCGAACAATTCTCCCGGCGGGCCCATCGTGGCCCAGACCATCTGGGAAAAGCCGTGCATATGGTGCCGCCCTTCCTGTGGCAGGCCCAGAATGTCAGGCAGGACGCGGAAGATATAGGCCTGAGTGATGTCGCCCACGGCGTCCACCACTTCGCCTTCCCTTGCGCGAAGCTCGTCGACGAAATCCTGTGCGGCGGCCTCGAAGATCGCCTTCACCCGTTCCAGCGCGCGAGGGGAAAGGGCATCGGCCACCACCTTGCGCACCTGCGTGTGGCGTGGCGGATCGTCGGTCAGCAGGATTTCCGGCCGGGGCGAATTGGGATCGTGCCATGGCCGCGATGTGGAGGAAAAGGTCTGCCAGTCCAGCAGGCCCTTCGTCACATGCTCGTGCCGGGCGATCATCACCACCCCGTCATGCAGCCGCACGGCAGGGGCGAATTCGCGCAGGGCATCGTCCACCTCGCGCGCATTGCGCACGGCGTCGGGAGTGAAGATGTCCAGCGGGTAATCGGGGATTGCGCGCGCCATCTTACAGCCCCAGTCCCTTGAACCAGCGCTCGCCCTTGGCGTCGGTGGTGAAATGCCCGGCGGTGGGATCGGCGAAATGCGCGCCGATGATCAGCACGCCGCTATCGGTATATTTCTCGGCAAAGCGCACGCGGCTGGCGCGCCCGGCGTCCTTGTCCATGTCGAAGGTCGCGTCGCGCTGCGGCATGGCGCATTGCATCGGGTGGTGCATCAGGTCGCCGGTGATGACGGCCCGCTCGCCATTCGATTCGATGCAGACATGCACATGGCCGGGCGTATGGCCGTGGCTGGGCTCGCAATAGAGCTCCTCGCAGATGCGGTGATCGGCATCGATGAAATCCGCCATGCCTGCCGCCACGATGGGATCGACGCATTCGATCATGTGGCCGGGATGGTGGATGCCATCATTGCGAATATCCTTCCATGCCTCGAACTCGGTCTTGCCGAACAGATAACGGGCATTGGGGAAGGTCGGCCGGAACTCGCCCGTTTCCGGGTCCTTGTAGGTGTTCCAGCCGACATGGTCGAAATGCAGGTGCGTGCACATCACGATGTCCACGTCGTGCCGGTCCACGCCGAGGCTTTCCAGATCCTGCATGAAGCCTTCGGGCAGGTTGGTGAACACATCGAACTGCCGGTCGCGCCCGGCGCCGATGCAGCTGTCCACCACGATGGTCTTCGTCGGGGTCTGCACCACAAAGCCCTGGAAGTTCATTCGCTGCTTCCCTTCGGGCGTGGCGTAATGCGGGTGCAGCCATTCCAGCGCGATCACTTCCTCGGGCGTCGCATCGGGCATGGTCATGTTGATGTTATCGCGAAAGTCCCACACTTCCACGATCCGGCTGACGGTGACGTCGCCCACTTTCCAGCTTTTGACGTGTTCCTTCGCCATGGTTTGCCTCTCCTCAGGCGGCTTTTTTCTTCGAACGGGGTGCCGCCTTTTTCGGGGCGGGTTTGTATCGGGCGACCGATTCCGGCGGCAGCTCGGCGGCCGGAAGGGCGGGCTTGCCCAGGATGAAATCGGCCGCGCGCTCGGCGATCATCACGCAGGGCGCATTGGTGTTGCCGCCCACGATGCTGGGCATCACGCTGGCATCGGCAATGCGCAGCCCGACAATTCCATTGAAGCGCAATTGTGGATCGACCACGGCGGCTGCATCGCTGCCCATGCGGCAGGTGCCGACCGGGTGGTGCACGGTGTAGCCGGTGCTGCGGATATAGGCGTCGATCTCCGCATCGCTTTGCACTTCCGGCCCGGGCGCCACTTCCACCCCGCTGAAGCGGGCGAAGGCGTCGCTGGCGAAGACCTTGCGTGCGATCTTTATCGCGCGGATCAGGCAGTCGATCTCGCCATCCTCGGCCAGCAGGCGCGGGTCGATCAGCGGCGCGGCGGCGGGATCGGGGCTGGCCAGCCGCAAGGTGCCGCGCGCCTTGGGATAGAGCGAGACCGGGCTGATCGCGTAGCCATGGCCCACGGGGAAGGGGATTTTCGTCGTCAGGCGCTTGGCCGGCTGGAACACGAACTGCACGTCCGGCCGGGCCAGCGCGGGATCGGTGCGCAGGAAGGCCACGCTTTCGAACACATTGCCTGCCAGCGGCCCCTTGCGGGTGAGGATGTATTGGAAAAGCTGGAAGATGTCGCGCGGCAGGGCGGGCAGCGAGAGGCCATAGGATGTGGTGTTGGCCGTTTCCATATGGACGGGGGAGGCGACATGGTCGTGGTAATTTGCGCCGACGCCCGCCACGTCCTTCACCAGCTCGATGCCCATTTCCTGCAGATGGGCGCCCGGGCCGATGCCGGACAGCAGCAGTATCTGCGGCGTCTGCACCGCGCCCGCGCACAGCACCACTTCATGCCTGGCGCGCACGATCCGCCCGTCGAGCAGTTCCACGCCCGTAGCGCGACCTTTGTCCACCAGCACACGGCGCACCGGGGCGCCGGTCTGCACATGGACATTGCCGCGCTTCAGCGCCGGGCGCAGCATGTTGATCGAGGTGCTTTCACGGCGGCCTGCGCGCATCAGGCCCTGGCGCCGGCCATAGCCCTCCGAGTTGGGCCCGTTGAAATCGGGGCAGGCGGGGAATTGCAGCGAGGCGAGCCCGTCCATGAAGGCGTAGTTCAGCGCGTTGGGATTATCGACCACCTTGACGTTGATCGGCCCGCCCTTGCCGTGGAACACGCTCTCGGGATAATTCTCGTTATTCTCGGTGCGGGTGAAATAAGGCAGCACTTCCGCGTAAGACCAGCCAGTGGCCCCGGCATCGGCCCAATCGTCGTAATCCGTCGGATGGCCGCGGAAATAGACCATGCCATTGATGCTGCCCGATCCGCCCAGCACCTTGCCGCGCGGCAAGGGGATCGGCCGTCCCGCCATGCCGGGCTGGGGCACGGTGGCGAAGTTCCAGTTCAGGCTCTTCGTATGGATCGCGGCTGCCACGAAGCTCGGCACATGGATGAAGGGATGGCTATCCGCGCCGCCCGCTTCCAGCAGGCAGGTCGTGCGATCTTCCCGCTCCCCCAGCCGCGCGGCCAGCGCCGCGCCCGACGTGCCGCCGCCCACCACTACGTAATCGAATTCCGCCGCATCCATCCCGCGCATCTCTCCCATTATCGGGAGAGGGATAGACCGTGCATGCGTTCAGCGGCTTGGCGGGGTGCGAAGAGGGGTTGCCGGGGGGCGAAGATCAGACCGGTCGAGGAGCGAGTTGTCCAAGAAGCTCCTGCGCCTCCTCGCGTTCAAACTCCGCGATATATTCTGAGTTCACAGCCATCGCGAGGCAGCGAAGGGCAGCCTGCGGGTTCTTGCGAACTCCCTGCCCTGAGAGATAACACTTCGCCATGTGGAATTGTGCGCTACCGTCGCCTGCCTCGGCAACCTTTGCAAACCAGCGGAACATGGTTCGGTATTTGCCCTGTTCACGATAAAGGATCGCAATGTTTGCTGCGGCGGCATGGCTGCCTTTGCGCCATGCCCGACGGTAGAGCGCCATCGCCAGTGGCTTGTCCACGTTCACGCCCTCGCCCACATCATACATGTAACCCAATGCTTGAAGGCACATGGCATCCCCAAGCTCAGCGCCTTGCTCGTAGCACTTTCGTGCGACGTCGAAGTTGCCAGCTTCTGAGGCGTTGTAAGCGATCAGGAGAAGGGCGTCGGTATTGACCATCACTGATCGGTTGGCTCTGGCCCGTCATACTCGATCCCCTCCGCCGCCTTGCCGGACAGGATGAAGCCGATGGGCCGCTCTGCCTCTTCGGTCAGGTGGCCGATCAGCCCCGCTGTGCGGCAGAGTAGGCCGATGCCTTTCAGTGCCGCGAGCGGGAAGCCGACATCCAGCATGATTGCCGGGATCGGGCCGTTGACGTTCACCGGCAGGTGGCGGCCGATGGTTTCGGGCAGCGCTGCCTGCAGCGCGCGCATCATGGCGACGTGGTCGCCGGAAACGCCGCGCTGGTCGGCCAGATCGAGCAGCAGATTGGCGCGCGGATCGCCTTCGGAGTGCTGGGGGTGGCCGAAGCCGGGGATGGCCTTGGTCGTCTGGCGCAGGCGAGTGATGTTGCGCAGGGCCACGGCATTGATGTCGTCCCCGCTTTCCCGCCAGTCCGCCACGCAATCGGCATAGAAGCGACCCGCTACTTCCGCGCTGCCCAGCACGACCGATCCGCAGCCGAGCAGCCCCGCGGCGACCGCGCCCTGCAAGGCCTCCGGCGCGGCGGCGTAGGTCATGCGGGCGGCGACCACGCTGGGCACCAGACCATGTTCGGCTAGCGCGCAGAGCACGGCATTGGCGAAGAACAGCTGATCCTCGTTCGGCTCCACGCCTGTGACCAGAAACCAGAAATAGCTGGTGAAGTCCGTCTTGCCGATGATCTCCCCCACCAGATCCTTGCCGCGCACGGTGATGCTGTCGGCATCGGAAGTGCAGATGGCGGTGAAGGGGGCGTCCTGTTTGCCGATGCGCATATTCTCTCTCCTTGCTGGTGCTATCCGCCGCTGCCTATACCGGCGTCAAGATTGGGAGAGGTGCACAATGGCAAAGCCGCTGGAAGGCATTCGCGTGCTGGATATGGGAACCTTCATCACCGGGCCGCAGGCCGGTTCGCTGCTGGCGGATCTGGGCGCGGAAGTGATCAAGGTGGAGATGCCCGAGGTTGGCGACCCGTTCCGGGCCTTCAAGGGCGGGCTCTATTCGCCGCATTACCAGACCTATAACCGCAACAAGAAGTCCATCGAGCTGAACACCAAGCAGCCCGAAGACCTTGCCGCCTTTGACGAGCTGGTGAAGGGCGCGGATGTGTTCATCCAGAACTTCCGCCCCGGCGTGGCCGAGCGGCTGGGGGTGGATGCCAAGCGGCTGCAGGCGATCAACCCGCGCCTTGTCTATGCCCTGATCACCGGCTTCGGTTCCGACGGCCCGCATCGCGACCGCCCGGCCTTCGATACTGTGGCGCAAGCCTCCTCCGGCTTCCTGCGCTTGTTGGTGAACCCCGAACATCCCCGCGTGGTCGGCCCTGCATTGGCCGACGCACTGACCGGCTTCTATGCGGCGCACGGCGTGGTCGCGGCGCTCTATGAGCGGGAGAAGACCGGCAAGGGCCGTCTGGTGGAAACCAGCATGTTCGAGGCGATGTGCCACTTCAATCTGGACGATTTCACGCACCTGCTCTCAATGGGCGAAGTGATGGGGCCCTATTCCCGCCCGCATGTCTCGCAGAGCTATGTCTTCGAATGCGCCGATGGCGGCTGGCTGGCGCTGCACATGTCATCCCCGCCCAAATTCTGGGAGAATCTGGCCGTGGCGGCCGGGCAGCCCGACATGCTCCAGCGCCCCGAATTCGCGGATCGCAATGCCCGCATTGCCAATTACGACAAGGTGATCGCCTTCCTCGCCCCGATCTTCAAGCGGCAGCCGCGATCCTATTGGGCAGAGCGGCTGGCCGAACTGGAAGTGCCGCATTCGCCGGTTTTCACTTCGCAGGAAGTGGTCGATGGCGAATTGGCGCAGCATCACGAAATCGTGCTGGAAACCGAAGGTCCGCACGGAACCTTCCGCACCATCCGTTCGCCCCTGCGTTTCGATGGGCAGAAACAGGAAGAAGTGGTCGCTCCGCCAGTACTTGGCCAGCACAATGAAGAAATCCTTGGTCGTAAAGGTAGCGATAAACCCGGTTAAGGAGTGAATTGCGTGTGGCAAAAGCTTTGATATGCTCGCCCTGTAGAGCCGTATCCTGAAAGGACTCGGCGCGAGGGAGAGACAAGATGAGCAAACTGCCGAGCAGGCTGCACCACACCGCCTATGTAACCAAGGATCTGGAAGCGACGCGTGCCTTTTACGAAGACGTGATCGGCCTGCCGCTGTCGGCCACCTGGTGCGAGACGGATTTCCTGTTCGGCAAGGATCGCACTTATTGCCACGTCTTCTTCGATCTGGGCGACGGTAGCAGCCTTGCCTTCTTCCAGTTTGCCGATGCGGAAGATCAGGCGCAGTTCGGGCCTGAAATCCCGGCATCGCCCTTCATTCACATCGCGCTGAACGTGGACAAGGAAACGCAGGCCGAAATCGAAGGGCGCATTGCCAAGGCCGGAATCCAGCCGCCCAACACCTACACGCTTGAACATGGCTATTGCCGCTCGGTCTATGTGAACGATCCCAACGGCATGATCGTGGAATTCACTTGCGACGATCCGCGCGCTGCCGAAGGCGCGGCAGACCGCCGCGCGCGCGCCCATGCTGAGTTGAAGCGCTGGCTGGCAGGCGATCACACCAACAACAACCTGTTCCGCCACGAAGAAGAAGCGGCTTGATGGCCCTGCCCTTGCTGCCGACCTCGCTGGTCGGTTCGCATGCGCAGCCGGACTGGCTGATCGACCGGCAGAAGCTGGCCGGTCGCTTCCCGCCGCGCACCCGCGCCAGGGAATTGTGGCGCGTTGCGGAAGACTGGCTGGATCAGGCGTGGGACGATGCCACCATCGTCGCCATCCGCGAGCAGGAAGAGGCCGGGCTCGACATCATCACCGATGGCGAGATGCGGCGCGAGAGCTATTCCAACCGCTTCGCCACTGCGCTGGACGGGGTGGATATCGAAAATCACGGCACCGCGCTCGACCGTTCGGGAGAGCCG from the Erythrobacter sp. SG61-1L genome contains:
- a CDS encoding ATP-binding protein, yielding MDSNIVIGEDETGQPVRIDLEELLATRLLVQGNSGSGKSHLLRRLLEESAGMVQQVVVDPEGDFVSLADHFGHVVIDGAAHSIAEIEALAARVRQHRASVVLALEGLDVEQQIRCSAHFITALFDAPREHWFPALVVVDEAQMFAPAVAGEISEDTRRITLNAMTNLMCRGRKRGLAGIVATQRLAKLAKNVAAEASNFLMGRTFLDIDMLRAADLLGMERRQAERIRDLERGRFLGLGPAICRRPSAVKVGPVKSGPKQTTSKLAPLPTAPAEEMQALLHAELAAVMESQAEAKRAAPPPPAFTAEQLSEQITRFEADPVASDEDGAEPSSAAPGAAAQVVEDIMRAMASDPRAAFQPSAALYQTFLLHCRKRQASAATPDMAGFRRMFAIALARLDGLEPHVRQHILEMGSTLDDDVLAPFLTIARHAAEGIEEPDDEELSRVYGTSSPGRTRRLLEHLERKGLIVVRHDFGGGRTLIVPGLDAVLSE
- a CDS encoding DUF805 domain-containing protein encodes the protein MKHLLERIFSLSGRLTVGEWLLAMLLLTCTFNTAAFLLSKGFDWNTGIKIRLAADGLSGLASLFLITKRLHDHNLSGWWTIFGLPVVALDIYKAWSVTQLNPMVLSGGDPWWYTPATLACLPLTIAILTIALVPGKAEDNRFGLSPRATREQQQASSFAD
- a CDS encoding AraC family transcriptional regulator; amino-acid sequence: MSLLEQLSTAEVDPCDRLPFWNDIARMVAPIRVEPLGEAPFEARLYRRKLRECELLSPCSSPARIYSAPDHESAGVLNIQVQHRGRSTNHTGGRTAVLEEGDFVLYDPSKPLWLNFEEYTQAIVVRLPLATVEERMPHLRSQAGIPVSGTRGAGALFSRFMRNAWEELEHDGSGEWVDALGDAIWPLLDMAYASARPAVEPNRRDERRRALFEAVEVDLTDPDLDVHRLARRMGVSARYVQMLFAEMGTTPRAFIQNRRLELAARRLEREGGDVTVTDVAYDVGFNDLSSFCRAFRRRFEMSPRNYRAGGRG
- a CDS encoding NAD(P)-dependent oxidoreductase, encoding MSIVGFIGLGRMGANMAANLIGHVDQLLVHDVSPDAVAAMVAQGAQAAGSAKALGDECDIVFASLPTPPIVREAILGPGGVAEGSRVKIVCDLSTSGPRLAQDLHAALSARGIASIDAPVSGGIKGAKDGTLAIMAGGPQAEYDQVLPLLQRMGKPFYMGETPGAGQVMKLVNNLLGAVAIGVTSEGMAMGIKAGLDPARMIEVLNSGTGINSATRDKWPRSVLPRTFDFGFAAALSLKDTNLLLDEAEAMGVPLQLGQVVRSYLERVLADYGPDADFTAMAKVVESDAGLDPERGA
- a CDS encoding N-acyl homoserine lactonase family protein, coding for MSAPVTRIDAILYARHERVAAANFTQPVDDHDLPMPLDYYVWAIHREGHPPVIVDTGFGEAAAMARGRTLIRPVAEGLRDAGIDHLLVEHVILTHLHYDHAGSLGAFPNAHFHVQDAELAFATSRAMCNHDIRAPFDGEPVAQLVRKLYADRVVFHAGDSEFAPGISLRLCPGHTAGLMVVCCETARGTVVLASDAAHLYANIARKLPFPIFIDEPQYRAAQARALELAGGSLDHLIPGHDPLVLACFPSENGIARVDLPPHKPVSEYL
- a CDS encoding cytochrome P450, translating into MARAIPDYPLDIFTPDAVRNAREVDDALREFAPAVRLHDGVVMIARHEHVTKGLLDWQTFSSTSRPWHDPNSPRPEILLTDDPPRHTQVRKVVADALSPRALERVKAIFEAAAQDFVDELRAREGEVVDAVGDITQAYIFRVLPDILGLPQEGRHHMHGFSQMVWATMGPPGELFDEAMDQDFSGVIEWLETTCERDAIDPEGIGAEFFRAADRGQVTLGEAKLLLQTVLSAGADTTYLTMANAIRAWAMFPGEYAKLRADPRLLRNAFDESLRWDSPSRMAGRIAVKDVEVDDILIPAGTRCGLMFAAANRDPRFWDAPEEYRIERDNKHSLGWGYGVHGCVGRVLAQMEAQALLGTIISEVEGFELAGPYEPWMTTVGHGPIRQPVRLKFA
- a CDS encoding MBL fold metallo-hydrolase; this translates as MAKEHVKSWKVGDVTVSRIVEVWDFRDNINMTMPDATPEEVIALEWLHPHYATPEGKQRMNFQGFVVQTPTKTIVVDSCIGAGRDRQFDVFTNLPEGFMQDLESLGVDRHDVDIVMCTHLHFDHVGWNTYKDPETGEFRPTFPNARYLFGKTEFEAWKDIRNDGIHHPGHMIECVDPIVAAGMADFIDADHRICEELYCEPSHGHTPGHVHVCIESNGERAVITGDLMHHPMQCAMPQRDATFDMDKDAGRASRVRFAEKYTDSGVLIIGAHFADPTAGHFTTDAKGERWFKGLGL
- a CDS encoding GMC family oxidoreductase N-terminal domain-containing protein, which produces MGEMRGMDAAEFDYVVVGGGTSGAALAARLGEREDRTTCLLEAGGADSHPFIHVPSFVAAAIHTKSLNWNFATVPQPGMAGRPIPLPRGKVLGGSGSINGMVYFRGHPTDYDDWADAGATGWSYAEVLPYFTRTENNENYPESVFHGKGGPINVKVVDNPNALNYAFMDGLASLQFPACPDFNGPNSEGYGRRQGLMRAGRRESTSINMLRPALKRGNVHVQTGAPVRRVLVDKGRATGVELLDGRIVRARHEVVLCAGAVQTPQILLLSGIGPGAHLQEMGIELVKDVAGVGANYHDHVASPVHMETANTTSYGLSLPALPRDIFQLFQYILTRKGPLAGNVFESVAFLRTDPALARPDVQFVFQPAKRLTTKIPFPVGHGYAISPVSLYPKARGTLRLASPDPAAAPLIDPRLLAEDGEIDCLIRAIKIARKVFASDAFARFSGVEVAPGPEVQSDAEIDAYIRSTGYTVHHPVGTCRMGSDAAAVVDPQLRFNGIVGLRIADASVMPSIVGGNTNAPCVMIAERAADFILGKPALPAAELPPESVARYKPAPKKAAPRSKKKAA
- a CDS encoding SEL1-like repeat protein, with amino-acid sequence MVNTDALLLIAYNASEAGNFDVARKCYEQGAELGDAMCLQALGYMYDVGEGVNVDKPLAMALYRRAWRKGSHAAAANIAILYREQGKYRTMFRWFAKVAEAGDGSAQFHMAKCYLSGQGVRKNPQAALRCLAMAVNSEYIAEFEREEAQELLGQLAPRPV
- a CDS encoding citryl-CoA lyase, with translation MRIGKQDAPFTAICTSDADSITVRGKDLVGEIIGKTDFTSYFWFLVTGVEPNEDQLFFANAVLCALAEHGLVPSVVAARMTYAAAPEALQGAVAAGLLGCGSVVLGSAEVAGRFYADCVADWRESGDDINAVALRNITRLRQTTKAIPGFGHPQHSEGDPRANLLLDLADQRGVSGDHVAMMRALQAALPETIGRHLPVNVNGPIPAIMLDVGFPLAALKGIGLLCRTAGLIGHLTEEAERPIGFILSGKAAEGIEYDGPEPTDQ
- a CDS encoding CaiB/BaiF CoA-transferase family protein yields the protein MAKPLEGIRVLDMGTFITGPQAGSLLADLGAEVIKVEMPEVGDPFRAFKGGLYSPHYQTYNRNKKSIELNTKQPEDLAAFDELVKGADVFIQNFRPGVAERLGVDAKRLQAINPRLVYALITGFGSDGPHRDRPAFDTVAQASSGFLRLLVNPEHPRVVGPALADALTGFYAAHGVVAALYEREKTGKGRLVETSMFEAMCHFNLDDFTHLLSMGEVMGPYSRPHVSQSYVFECADGGWLALHMSSPPKFWENLAVAAGQPDMLQRPEFADRNARIANYDKVIAFLAPIFKRQPRSYWAERLAELEVPHSPVFTSQEVVDGELAQHHEIVLETEGPHGTFRTIRSPLRFDGQKQEEVVAPPVLGQHNEEILGRKGSDKPG